In Rana temporaria chromosome 3, aRanTem1.1, whole genome shotgun sequence, a single window of DNA contains:
- the LOC120933411 gene encoding gastrula zinc finger protein XlCGF17.1-like, whose product MFNCLECDKNFSKKAKCIIHMRSHTGEKPFGCSECDKCFSSKGGLTKHQRIHTGEKPYRCSECTESFSQPGSLSYHRKKIHQGENTFKCTECDKCFYRKLSLITHQRIHTGEKPFRCSECDKCFSEKSKLKQHQRIHTGEKPFMCSECDQCFKQSTHLVHHKRIHTGEKPYRCSECDKCFVQKNCLTLHQWIHTGEKPYRCSECDKCFVKKCHLMQHQKVHTGEKSFRCPECDKCFVKKWHLTRHQKDHTGEITFKCLECDKCFNKKSRLTRHQRIHKGKEANSIS is encoded by the coding sequence atgtttAATTGTTTGGAATGTGATAAGAATTTCTCAaaaaaggcaaaatgtattatacACATGAGGAGTCACACCGGAGAGAAGCCATTTGGATGCTCAGAATGTGATAAGTGTTTTTCATCAAAGGGAGGTCTTActaaacaccagagaattcacacaggagagaaaccTTACAGATGTTCAGAATGTACTGAGAGCTTCTCACAACCGGGATCTCTTTCTTACCACCGGAAGAAGATTCACCAAggagaaaatacatttaagtGCACAGAATGTGACAAGTGTTTCTATAGGAAGTTAAGTCTTATTACTCATCAAAGgattcacacaggggagaagccattcagatgttcagaatgtgacaaaTGTTTCTCTGAAAAATCTAAACTTAAGCAACACCAAaggattcacactggagaaaagCCATTTATGTGTTCAGAATGTGACCAATGCTTTAAACAAAGTACTCATCTTGTGCATCACaagaggattcacactggagagaagccatatagatgttcagaatgtgacaaatgctttgtgcaaaaaaattgtCTTACTCTACACCAatggattcacacaggagagaagccatatagatgttcagaatgtgacaaatgctttgtgaaaaaatgtcatttaatgcAACACCAAaaagttcacactggagagaagtcaTTTAGATGTCCAGAATGTGACAAATGCTTTGTGAAAAAATGGCATTTAACGCGACACCAAAAAGATCACACAGGAGAAATaacatttaaatgtttggagTGTGACAAGTGTTTTAATAAAAAGTCACGTCTTACtcgacaccagaggattcacaaagGAAAAGAAGCCAATTCAATTAGTTAA